Proteins co-encoded in one Arachis hypogaea cultivar Tifrunner chromosome 13, arahy.Tifrunner.gnm2.J5K5, whole genome shotgun sequence genomic window:
- the LOC112792592 gene encoding REF/SRPP-like protein At1g67360, which yields MGTNQSEVERKSEKELKHLGFVRIAAIQAFVCVSNLYQYAKHNSGPLRSAVGTVEGTVSAVLGPVYNKFRDVPDDLLVFVDNKVDEASQKFEEHAPPLVKQVARQAKGLIEEVTQKAEKVVSEAQSGGAKAAAHYVAEESKHIVLTGSVKLWNGLNHYQLFHAVAEMAVPTAAHWLESYNHVVEDMTAKGYGVFQYLPLVPIDEIAKAFKQGKGEANVNENGDGGVITGQIAQSE from the exons ATGGGCACCAACCAG AGTGAGGTTGAGAGGAAGAGTGAGAAAGAGCTCAAGCATCTTGGCTTTGTGAGGATTGCAGCGATTCAAGCCTTTGTTTGCGTCTCAAATCTCTATCAATACGCCAAGCATAACTCTGGCCCTCTCAGATCTGCCGTTGGAACGGTTGAAGGGACTGTTTCCGCCGTTCTCGGCCCCGTATACAACAAATTCAGGGATGTCCCCGACGATCTCCTTGTTTTTGTCGATAACAAG GTGGATGAAGCTAGCCAGAAATTCGAGGAGCATGCACCTCCATTAGTGAAGCAGGTAGCAAGGCAAGCAAAGGGGTTGATTGAGGAAGTGACACAGAAAGCAGAGAAGGTTGTGAGTGAGGCTCAATCCGGAGGAGCAAAAGCAGCTGCACATTATGTTGCTGAGGAGTCCAAGCACATTGTGCTAACTGGCTCAGTTAAATTGTGGAACGGTCTAAACCACTATCAACTGTTCCATGCAGTGGCAGAGATGGCTGTTCCCACTGCTGCACACTGGTTGGAAAGCTACAACCATGTGGTTGAGGACATGACTGCTAAGGGTTATGGTGTTTTTCAGTATTTGCCTTTGGTTCCAATTGATGAGATAGCCAAGGCATTTAAACAGGGAAAAGGAGAAGCGAATGTCAATGAGAATGGAGATGGAGGTGTCATTACTGGACAGATAGCACAATCTGAGTAA